The Pongo abelii isolate AG06213 chromosome 20, NHGRI_mPonAbe1-v2.0_pri, whole genome shotgun sequence genome window below encodes:
- the LOC129051902 gene encoding endogenous retrovirus group K member 6 Env polyprotein: MNPSEMQRKAPPWRWRRHNRAPSTHKMNKIVISEEQMRLPSTKKAEPLTWAQLKKLTQLATKFLENTKVTQTPEGMLLAALMIVSTVVSLPMPAGAAAANYTYWAYVPFPPLIRAVIWMDNPIEVYANDSVWVPGPTDDRCPAKPEEEGMMINISIGYHYPPICLGRAPGCLMPAVQNWLVEVPTVSPNSRFTYHMVSGMSLRPRVNYLQDFSYQRSLKFRPKGKPCPKEISKGSKNTEALVWEECVANSAVILQNNEFRTIIDWAPRGQFNHNCSGQTQLCPSAQVSPAVDSDLTESLDKYKHKKLQSFYPWEWGEKGISTPRPKIISPVSGPEHPELWRLTVASHRIRIWSGNQTLEMRDRKPFYTIDLNSSLTVPLQSCVKPPYMLVVGNIVIKPDSQTITCENCRLFTCIDSTFNWQHRILLVRAREGVWIPVSMDRPWEAWPSIHILTEVLKGILNRSKRFIFTFIAVIMGLIAVTATAAVAGVALHSSVQSVNFVNDWQKNSTRLWNSQSGIDQKLAYQINDLRQTVIWMGDRLMSLEHRFQLQCDWNTSDFCITPQIYNESEHHWDMVRRHLQGREDNLTLDISKLKEQIFEASKAHLNLVPGTKAITGVADGLTNLNPVTWVKTIGSTTIINFILILVCLFCLLLVCRYTQQLQRDSDHRERAMMTMAVLWKRKGGNVGKSKRDQTVNMSV, translated from the coding sequence ATGAACCCATCGGAGATGCAAAGAAAAGCACCTCCGTGGAGATGGAGACGCCACAATCGAGCACCGTCGACTCACAAGATGAACAAAATAGTGATATCAGAAGAACAGATGAGGTTGCCATCCACCAAGAAGGCAGAGCCACTGACTTGGGCACAACTAAAGAAGCTGACACAGTTAGCTACAAAATTTCTAGAGAACACAAAGGTGACACAAACTCCAGAGGGTATGCTGCTTGCAGCCTTGATGATTGTATCAACGGTGGTAAGTCTCCCTATGCCTGCAGGAGCAGCTGCAGCTAATTATACCTACTGGGCCTATGTGCCTTTCCCGCCCTTAATTCGGGCAGTCATATGGATGGATAATCCTATAGAAGTATATGCTAATGATAGTGTATGGGTACCTGGCCCCACAGATGATCGCTGCCCTGCCAAACCTGAAGAAGAAGGGATGATGATAAATATCTCCATTGGGTATCATTATCCTCCTATTTGCCTAGGGAGAGCACCAGGATGCTTAATGCCTGCAGTCCAAAATTGGTTGGTAGAAGTACCTACTGTCAGTCCTAACAGTAGATTCACTTATCACATGGTAAGCGGGATGTCACTCAGGCCACGGGTAAATTATTTACAAGACTTTTCTTACCAAAGATCATTAAAATTTAGACCTAAAGGGAAACCTTGCCCCAAGGAAATTTCCAAAGGATCTAAAAATACAGAAGCCTTAGTTTGGGAAGAATGTGTGGCCAATAGTGCGGTTATATTACAAAACAATGAATTCAGAACTATTATAGATTGGGCACCTCGAGGTCAATTCAACCACAATTGCTCAGGACAAACTCAGTTGTGTCCAAGTGCACAAGTGAGTCCAGCTGTTGATAGCGACTTAACAGAAAGTCTagacaaatataaacataaaaaattacagTCTTTCTACCCTTGGgaatggggagaaaaaggaatctCTACCCCAAGACCAAAAATAATAAGTCCTGTCTCTGGTCCTGAACATCCAGAATTGTGGAGGCTTACTGTGGCCTCACACCGCATTAGGATTTGGTCTGGAAATCAAACTTTAGAAATGAGAGACCGTAAGCCATTTTATACTATCGACCTAAATTCCAGTCTAACGGTTCCTTTACAAAGTTGCGTAAAGCCCCCTTATATGCTAGTTGTAGGAAATATAGTTATTAAACCAGACTCACAAACTATAACCTGTGAAAATTGCAGATTGTTTACTTGCATTGATTCAACTTTTAATTGGCAGCACCGTATTCTGCTGGTGAGAGCAAGAGAAGGCGTGTGGATCCCTGTGTCCATGGACCGACCGTGGGAGGCCTGGCCATCCATCCATATTTTGACTGAAGTattaaaaggcattttaaatagatccaaaagattcatttttactttcattgCAGTGATTATGGGATTAATTGCAGTCACAGCTACAGCTGCTGTGGCAGGAGTTGCGTTGCACTCTTCTGTTCAGTCAGTAAACTTTGTTAATGATTGGCAAAAAAATTCTACAAGACTGTGGAATTCACAATCTGGTATTGATCAAAAATTGGCATATCAAATTAATGATCTTAGACAAACTGTCATTTGGATGGGAGACAGACTCATGAGCTTAGAACATCGTTTCCAGTTACAATGTGACTGGAATACATCAGATTTCTGTATTACACCCCAAATTTATAATGAGTCTGAGCATCACTGGGATATGGTTAGACGCCATCTacaaggaagagaagataatCTCACTTTAGacatttccaaattaaaagaacaaatttttgaagCATCAAAAGCCCATTTAAATTTGGTGCCAGGAACTAAGGCAATTACAGGAGTTGCTGATGGCCTCACAAATCTTAACCCTGTCACTTGGGTTAAGACCATTGGAAGTACTACAATTATAAATTTCATATTAATCCTTGTGTGCCTGTTTTGTCTGTTGTTAGTCTGCAGGTacacccaacagctccaaagagacagcgaccatcgagaacgggccatgatgacgatggcagttttgtggaaaagaaaagggggaaatgtggggaaaagcaagagagatcagactgttaatatgtctgtatag